From Acidianus brierleyi:
GAATATTGATTATAAGAACTATTTCGTTGTAATAGTGGACGATTCGGATTCTGTAGAAATTTCAAGAAAAATATCTTCAGAATGTGAAAACTGGGAATGTATTCATATTATTAGACCTAAAGAAGAAAGAAAAGGGAGAAAAGGGGCTGCAATAAACTACGCTCTAGATAAAATAAGCAATCTTAATCCAAAGTATGTTGTCATAATGGATGCAGATCATAGACCACCTAGAGATTTCCTAAAGCTAGGTGTAACATTAATCAAAGAAAAGAAAGTTGATGCAGTAATAGGATATCAAAAACATGATCTAGGAGATTACGGAATTTTCGGGCACTATTATAGAATTTCTCAAGCTTCATCAATATATACGTTAATAGCTAGGCATAAGCTTAATTTGACTCCAATATTTACTGGTTCTGTAGCTATCTTTGATTATAAGTGGTTAAAGGAAAGAAGATTTGATGAAACTTCAATAACTGAGGATTGGGAATTATCATTAAGAGGATATATAAAAGGAAAATTCACTACTTATGTCACTGATAAATTATATGCCCATTGCGCAATTCCTAAAGATATAAAGTGGTTCATAAATCAACAAATGAGATGGGCAGAAGGAACGATTTCAGATTTAAAGAAACATCTTATCTCAATATTAAAAGATAGGAAAATAAGTATAAAATATAAAATAGGTTTATTGTATCAAGGTTTATTGTATTCTCAGGCCCTGGTCATTCTTTTATCATTTATCTTATATTTCGTATTTCCATTTCCTCAAGGACTAATTTCTGTAATACTAACAGTTCTAGTAGCTATTGATACAATATCATGGATAGGACTAATTATTAGAGGTGCACAAGTAGAAAAAATGAAAATAAACCTACAACTTATAATATTCTCATTTATGATGATTTATACAATGTCCATCTTCTATGCGTATAGTACATTAAGAGGGTTAATTTTCCATAAGGGTAGATGGATAGTTACTAAGAGGAGATCATAATGGATCTAAATAAACTAAAATATTCTATAGGAAGTGCAATGTTCTTTTTTGGTTCTCTAGTATTCCTTATAATATTTACAGAAATATTTATAATGAATTACTCTTTTAATTTCGATAATTTTCATTTGATGTCTTTTGGATATCCGTGGGCAAGCGAAAGAGTAATGAAATATACTGGATTTATAAAAATGCCTGATTTTTCTAACAGTAATCCTGACGTTTATTTCCTAAATTATGGAGAGGCAATGTTTATTTCTCTGATATTTGGAGTATACGGAGTATTTCTTTCAGAAAAGTACATGACTGAAATAAAGAATAAAGAAAATAAGATATTATCTAGAACGTTCTTTACTCTTTTCTTAATATCTTTTATAGTTACGCTCATAGCTTTTATTAGAATTCAAGTTTTAAGTTCTTTCTATTTTATCGGAAATACTCTTCTAGTTCCAGATGATAGATATTCAATATTAAACAGAATTATAGTAAATTATAACATAGATCCCTCTAATATTATTAGGTACAATGGAGGAGTTTTTGGTACTCAAAAAATATGGATAATAGATTGGGATATACTCCTTTTACTGTCTTCCGGTATATCTTTTGTATCTTATATCTTATGGAAATACTTTAGTCAAATTATAGTTAATAAGCATGAAATTCAATAATTACGAGCATAAGTAGGTACTTTATATCTATATTTTTATTTCTACAAAAGCATATTACCTAGTGAGAATTAAAGAAGCAATTAATATGGTATTCTGGAAGTATAAGGACCTTTCTCAATTTAAACTAGTTATTTATGATAGATTTACTATAACTTCCGAAATTCCTTTTGAGGAAATAGAAAGAGTAGATAATAATTATATTTATTTAAAAGACGGCGAAACTGTAATTCCAATACATAGAGTTTTAGAGATAAAGAAAGGAAATTATTCAATTTGGAAAAGAAAAAATGGTTAGCTTATAATCTTAAATAGATATATCCTTCTTTTTGCCACTTTGCTATTTCGTAGAAACTTATTGGTGCTACTTTAACTCCTTTAGCAAGGTCATTCTCAGTCAAATTATTCATTTTCATAGCTACTCCACAAGCATATACTTGGATTTTAGGATCTGATGAAACGTCTTCTACGTTCTTTTCTTCATTCTTCAAAACTCCAAAAATTCCAGTTTCAGAATATACTGCTATAACGCTTTCAACGTCTTTTTGATTAGCCATATTTTTACTGCAACAAACGATAAAGGGATCTTTTCGCTTTCAGATATCTGAAATAATATTTTCATATCATGCTATATACATTGAAAAAATATGAAGTTATCTATAAGAATAAGGAAAAATATAGATAGAAAGTTAAATAAATAAAAACTTATTAAAATGAATATAATGTTGTAAAATCAGTACTTTCAAGTAATACTCCGGAAGAAATTTTAGCTAAAAGATATCTTAAAAGATCAAGATATCCATACGGTAAACTTATTTCGGTTCCACCATTCAAGTAGATATCTATCCTTTTCTTAGAATGATCTACAAATAATAGATAATTATATTGAACTATAAAATTTATAATGTTAGCTAAATTGTATTCTCCTACTTGAAGATTACCGTAATTAACTATAAAATAATCTAAGTTTACGTTATCAACATCGTAAACTATCATCGGCATGGAAAACTTAATTTCAACATTAGTAAGATCAGTTATAGATTCTACCTTATGAACATCTCCGTCGTAATAAAACTTACCTTCTTTAGTTATAAATAAAACCTTAGAGACCATAAAATGAAACTCGTTTTTTACTGTTTTAAACTTTTCTTAAAAAGATTTTATATAGTTTAAGAATCTATATAGAGAAGATTATGATACTTGAAATAGTAATAAAAATAAAACATAAATTTATCTTTAATCAAATAAAATTTTATTTTAAAATTTAGACTGCGTTAGCGTTTATAATCTCCTCTAATTCTGAAGTTCTTATTGAAGATTTAACAGCAGCGTAATGAATTCCTATTAATATTAAAGAGACAATAATAAGGTCATACGGAAAAGGTATAAGATCTACTAGACCAAATGGACTAAAATATGATAACGGCATAATACCCAACATAAATATTAATAACCATAAACTAGCTTTAATTTCTTTTATTGGAATATTAATGAAAAGTGATTGAAGAATTATTGTAGATGTAATCATTAGAAGAAATAATAGAAGACCTATATTATTGGAATAATTAAGTCCATTAGTGGCCATATAGAAAAGATAAGATGAAAATAATATGATAATTCCTGATGTTATATTAATAATCTTCATTTTAGAGTTTAATGCAAAAAATACGGTCAATCCAAGAAGTCCCATTACTATAATATAGAAAAGCGTAGAAAATCCTGACCAATATACAAGTAATCCAGCAGTTATTGTTGATATTGGGGCTATTATTTTCCATAGCTTTAATTCATAAGGTCTCCTTAAATCAGAAGCTACATGTCTTAAAGAGTGCAATCCTATTCCACCCATTATATAAGTCAATACTGTAGCTGAAGACGAAATACTCACTATGGCATACCATGACGGTAGTGGTAAAAGGAAAATTGCTGCAGCTATTATTGATACTATTAACGAAAATTCAGGGATTCCAGTTTTTTTAATTTCAGAAAATATTCTTGGTAAGTATCCATTGGTTGCTGAACCGTAAAAAGTCCTTGCTGTAGTTCCAGTATATATTATCCCAGTTCCAGCTGGAGATATGATAGCGTCAAATATTAAGATTGAAAGCCATATATCTAGAAAAAGAGATACACCATTAATCTCAAATACAGAATATATTGGCGCATTACTTAATGGAGATGAGAGAAGTGATCCCCAATCTCCCGGACTTAAACCTATTTTAGACCAATTAATTGAACCTATAAAGCCTATCTGGAGTATTGTAAAGATTAACATAGCTATTAGTAACGATGAGATTATTGCAAAAGGTATGTCTTTCTGAGGATTTTTTCCTTCACCTCCATATTCTATGGCTTGCCTAAATCCTAGATAGGAAAATATTATCCCTGAAGAAGGTATAGCATAAAGTATGCCATTTATTCCGCCATATCCTTCTACATTATTAGAAATAAAATTTGAAAAATTCTGAGGATTAAAATAAATGAAGAGTAATATTGCAGTTACTGTGGGAATTATTAATTTCCACCAGCCTATACCATGACTTATTCTTCCTAGAATTTTAACTCCAAAATAATTAGCAAAAAAGAATATTAGTAACAAGACGTAAGTTACTAAAATACCTTGTAGCGTTAAACTATCTTCTTGAACATTATATAATGAAGGAACAAAATGAGAGAGATAAGTTGTAGTAGCTATTGCCTCAATTGAAACCGTAGATACGGCAGAAATCAAATAAACCCATGCCATAGTAAATCCTACTATTCTACCATGAGTATAATGAGGATACCTTATTATTCCTCCTGATTTTGGAATAGCTGAAGAAATTTCTGCATAAGAAAGCGCAATAAATATCATTAATATTCCTCCTAAAATCCATGAGATAATGGAAGCTCCTCCAGCATATGCTGCAGCAGCTAAAGGAGCAAATAACCATCCAGAACCTATTATACCTCCTAAAGAGAGATAGGTTAATTCCCATCTAGTAAGGGTTTTTCTTAACCTATTATCGGACTGCACAAAAAGATAAGGGAAAGTACTCTGCTTAAAAGTTTAAAATTAAATAATAGTTTCAAATATTGCTTCTTTATTGTAGAAATAGTTCTAGCTTAGTACTTATTCTTAGTGTTAGATTTAAAAGATATAACTAAGAATTAAACGAAAGATATATTTGAATATTGATGTTTAACTATATTAAATAGTATTCTTAAATTAAAAATTTTATATCTATATATTAAAAATTATTAATGAAATATCTACTTATTCATATTCTTAAGAGCTACAAGTAT
This genomic window contains:
- a CDS encoding APC family permease; protein product: MQSDNRLRKTLTRWELTYLSLGGIIGSGWLFAPLAAAAYAGGASIISWILGGILMIFIALSYAEISSAIPKSGGIIRYPHYTHGRIVGFTMAWVYLISAVSTVSIEAIATTTYLSHFVPSLYNVQEDSLTLQGILVTYVLLLIFFFANYFGVKILGRISHGIGWWKLIIPTVTAILLFIYFNPQNFSNFISNNVEGYGGINGILYAIPSSGIIFSYLGFRQAIEYGGEGKNPQKDIPFAIISSLLIAMLIFTILQIGFIGSINWSKIGLSPGDWGSLLSSPLSNAPIYSVFEINGVSLFLDIWLSILIFDAIISPAGTGIIYTGTTARTFYGSATNGYLPRIFSEIKKTGIPEFSLIVSIIAAAIFLLPLPSWYAIVSISSSATVLTYIMGGIGLHSLRHVASDLRRPYELKLWKIIAPISTITAGLLVYWSGFSTLFYIIVMGLLGLTVFFALNSKMKIINITSGIIILFSSYLFYMATNGLNYSNNIGLLLFLLMITSTIILQSLFINIPIKEIKASLWLLIFMLGIMPLSYFSPFGLVDLIPFPYDLIIVSLILIGIHYAAVKSSIRTSELEEIINANAV
- a CDS encoding DsrE family protein — encoded protein: MANQKDVESVIAVYSETGIFGVLKNEEKNVEDVSSDPKIQVYACGVAMKMNNLTENDLAKGVKVAPISFYEIAKWQKEGYIYLRL
- a CDS encoding glycosyltransferase family 2 protein — translated: MLSLGKRKDEEKIKDYNDKVAIIIPVKDDESILNSLPYYKNIDYKNYFVVIVDDSDSVEISRKISSECENWECIHIIRPKEERKGRKGAAINYALDKISNLNPKYVVIMDADHRPPRDFLKLGVTLIKEKKVDAVIGYQKHDLGDYGIFGHYYRISQASSIYTLIARHKLNLTPIFTGSVAIFDYKWLKERRFDETSITEDWELSLRGYIKGKFTTYVTDKLYAHCAIPKDIKWFINQQMRWAEGTISDLKKHLISILKDRKISIKYKIGLLYQGLLYSQALVILLSFILYFVFPFPQGLISVILTVLVAIDTISWIGLIIRGAQVEKMKINLQLIIFSFMMIYTMSIFYAYSTLRGLIFHKGRWIVTKRRS
- a CDS encoding DUF504 domain-containing protein, giving the protein MRIKEAINMVFWKYKDLSQFKLVIYDRFTITSEIPFEEIERVDNNYIYLKDGETVIPIHRVLEIKKGNYSIWKRKNG